tttttgttttgtttttttcagagagggtctcactctgttgcctaggctggagtgcagtggtatgatcatagttcactgcagtctcgaactcctgggctcaagccttagctcctaactcagcctcctgagtagctgggactacagttacttgacatcatgcctggctaattgtttaaaattttttgtatagagatgggggtctcactatgttgatcaaactggtctcaaacctGGGCTCAAgcttgccaaagtgctaggattacggacgtgagccaccacacttggcctttaGACCACTCTTTAATGAATGCATATCGCTTTCCCGCCATCGTAAATTTGAAGAATCGTACATTGAAAGTTCGTAAGTCAGAGACTGTTTGTATATCTATAAAATTAAGCATGTCACTGTTTatctataaaattaaacatgCCATGGTAGAGCTCTTTCTTGAGTTATGAGAATGAGAATATTATTCCTGGAGTTTATGGAAACAAACATACAACAGTTTAAAACAACGgtaatttctttctctcacattcacctttttttattttttattttttgagatggagtcttgctctgtcgcccacgctagagtgcagtggctggatctcagctcactccgcctcccgggttcacaccattctcctgctgcagcctcccaagtagctgggactacaggcgcccgccaccatgcccagctaattttttgtatttttagtagagacggggtttcaccatgttagctaggatggtctcatctcctgacctcatgatctgcccgcctcggcctcccaaagtgctgggattacaggcgtgagccaccgcgcctggcctcacatGCATCTTAATGATCTAAGTTTTTGAAACAACTTACCTTTGCAGAAGTCGTGAACAAAAAATTGTCGAAGAGACGGGCTGCTGCTTTGTACAACTCCAGATTTAGCCGTGAATGTTGCCTCCTGGTAGCGAGAGCAAGAGCTCTGTGGCTGACCGTGAAGGGCTGTTAATAATCCTGCTCTGGGAGggaaggtttgttttgttttcaaatgctGGACCTTGCTTTCTTTGTACATATGGAAAAATATTGTTACAGCTTTAAAATCTGGCCTTTGGTATAATATATTAGTATAGAATCTTGTGAAAAACATGCTGCTTCGATGATGTCAATGTAATCATTAATTTTACTCTTCCAGGAAATTTAAGACAAGACTCAAGTATGTAAATCTGTGAGTGCTGTTTGTTTCTTGAGGATGGAAAACAGGCCAAATGAACCCTGCATTCTAAATCTCAACAGTGGAGCAATAATTTCTCTCACAGATGCTGAATAGTTTTGGTTCTTTTTACCAGACAAGAGCTTGATTGCTTTGCTAGGTTTCCTCATTTAAGGAGCAAGGTGAAAATAGCAAATATGGGCAAAGAAGAAAGCCCTAGGCTGGAAGATAAAAGTCAGGATATGTATGAAATTAAAGGCAAGCATTCACTGAATGTGCTGAGTCTTACTCCCagtgggtggaggggtggggtgaGAGGAAGAGGGCTAGCTAGCCAGCATAATTTAGGTAAAGTTGTGGGAATGTTCTGTAGACATTTTCTAAGTAATCAAACGCtgctcaattattattttttcacaataGCTGTTTGGGCTGATGTTGCTCAATCTTAATACAAATTGCATTCTTAGTTGATTACTGAATGTGAGTGAATTATGTGCTTGAATATTTGACTAAAGCATAAATACTTGAAAACCTCtttatcaggcactgtgctagtaGGCCTTGGGAAGTCCAGAGTAACCAAGACTTATGGAACTTTCATTCTAGTAGGGAGGCTAACAAGCAACTACTGAAGCCATTGCAGAGTGAGGTAAGCCATACAAAGAAAGTAAAGAGTGCTATGACAGAACATCATGGTACTTTCAGATGAAATGGTCCTGAAAGGCCTTTTAGGAGGGAACTTGCAAAGTGAGAATGGAAGGATGAGTTAGGAATTAAAAGACCTAGGAAGTACGGGATATAGAACAATGCGGTAAAGGaaatagcaagtgcaaagaccCAAGTTATAAAAGAGCTTGTTGTGCTGTATGAATGGAAAGAAGTCCTGTGTGGTTCAAAGAATAAAGAGCAATAAAGAGAGTTCCAGAAGATGACATTGCCAGGGCAGGTAGAAGCCTGATCATGTTATACAGGTGAGGACATAGTAAGGGTTTTTATTTTGGTGTGATAGATTTTAGgcttctgacttccagaattaggagataaatgtgttattttaagtcaccaagtttgtggtgtattttttttttacagcagccacaggaaattaATACACCTTTGAAGGAAAAGATTTCCCCTGTTCGAGTCTCCTGCACTCCTACCCATTGGAGAGAAACAGAACTTTCTCTGTTGAGTAGTTGATGCAATTTCATCCGTAATATTGTGGATTCACCATTGATTCAGCGTCTGATCCTCAGCACTGTATATCTAAGAACTCATTCTCCTTGGTTCATCAGGCATCATCAGATTAAGGATTCAGACATACTGACCTAACTCACAAGAGAGAGTTATAAACCAGAATACCAATGTATTACCTTGTTCATGGAAATAGAAACATTAAATGTGTCAGCTTACTCAGATCAGCAGCTAAACACTGTTTGGTGTTGACTGGGAAACATAAAGGCAGAATGAAGGCAGCTAGCTTGTCTTGATGGCAAATGTTACCAAATCTCATAGTCTGCTGCCCTAATCTCCATGGGATTAGAACATTTACATTGACCAGACAGGTTCTCTTTCTCCTGACGATGCTGGGACATTCTGGCAAATTCTGACTCATCACTCCCTTTCTAGAATCCTTAAAGACCATCATCATGCTATTTCAATAATATTCCTTCAGATGTGTTGCAAAGATTAAATGTTGATTTATGGTAACTCTAGAGATTTGGACTGTAGTCTCatcagaaacatttatttataagcCATCTCTTTATTCACTAGTTGATTCATCCAGAAATGCTATTcagtatttattaagtgccaggcattgtgctaagatTTGAGACACAGATATAAGATAAAGGTCCCATTCTCCAAGAATCTTGTTTTTTTAGTGGATTAAAAGCTGCTAATGTATTCCTTCTGTAGATATATATGATTTCACCAATTTCTTGTGACTTCATGAACCTCATTTTTGCAAGACAGCATGTCCTAATTCTTGTCAAATTTAGGGATGGTGGTATTGGGGAGCTACAAACCAGTCAAATCAATGCGATGAAAAATCCTATTATTTGAACAATTTTAATCACATCTGATTTTGACTATTTTATCTAAGTATTAACATTTCACTAGTTGAGTGATACAATGAGCCTAGCATTTAAACAGTCTTAGTTATGTTAACATTCTTAAAAACAGAGAAGTGGTGGCTGGACCCAGTGGctcaatcctagcactttgggaggccaaggtgggcggatcacctgaggtcgggagtttgagaccagcctgaccaacagagaaatctcgtctctactaaaaatacaaaattagccaggagtggtgctgcatgcctgtaatcacagctactcgggaggctgaggcaagggagttgcttgaacctgggaggaggaggttgtggtgagctgagatcgcgccattgcactccagccagcgcaacaagagcaaaattctgtctaaacaacaacaacaacccatcagatctggtgagactcactcattataatgagaacagcataggggaaaccacccccatgattcaattacctgcacatggtcccgcccttgacacatggggattattacaattcaagatgagatttgggtgggggcacagagccaaaaCATACTAAGAACTAATTGTTTAATGGAGAGGCATCCATTAAATATAGACATGCAAAACCCACAACTACTTTTGTGCAActtctttatttcaattttagttttacacaaaggcaaagagaatagAGTGGGGAGGCAGGAATAATGCTGGGTCACCCCCAGGAAGTGGGGAAGAGGCTGCAGCCAAGAAGAATGAGTCAGACTGCTCCTCCTTGGCTTTCTTGGTAATAGCAATGAACAAAAAGACCAGGCATGGACTCCAGGCTTAAGTTAACAAGGTCAGTCTGTCCAGGCCAAGCAATGGAAAGGAAGTGTCAGATCTGTCCAATCCATGCTCATAAAGAGGAAATAAGGCCTAGGTCCATCTATTGAGGCCTTGGCTCTGGGTTGGCTAGGGCCCTTCTCTTTGAAGGTCTAGGCCGCTGTCCCCAGGGCACATAGGGGCCACGGGGACGATACCTGCCAAAACCCCTATGGACCACAGGGGCAGGCCGCTGATAACGGGGTGTGGGGAAGAAGGGCATAGGCAGCTGGGGACCAATCGCAAAGTTGTCTTGGAAGAAGAAACCTGTATGGGCTGATGAGGGGACATCTGAATGGCAATAGAATTGATCTGACTGGAAAGTATGGTCTGAGGAAAAACAGGCATCTGGGGGACCCTGTGGGAACCGGGGCATTCCCTGGTGAAGGGgaatgggaggaggaggctgtgggGGCAGGAGCGGGAGCAGCGGCAATCGCTGAGGTGGCAACCCAAGCAGGGGGCAGTATGTGGGGGAAGGTAAGGGTGGGGACAGAGGTAAGGCCGGGTGATTTCTGTTGGCCTGGGGCGGCCCTTCAACTCTCGGGCCAGGTTTTTTCTTCTTGATCCACTCGCCCACAGGATGGCGCTGGGGCAACTCCACACCCCAGGCGTCAGCCACGTGGGCCAGCAGCAGCTGGGAGAGGCAGCGGTGCACGCGTCCATTCCAGTGCACCCCGTCCGAGTGCAGGTTCTCCCTCGCGTGGTGGAAGTAAAAATGCAAGTCCAGTACATCGAAGTTATGTTTACGTGCCTCGGTGGCGCTGTAGAAGTTGGCTTCGACCACTTCGTTTTTCAGGAAGGTGCCCTTCTGCTGCCGGAGCTTGGGCGGAAGGAAACCCCCGGTGACTTCCTCGCCCACAGGCATGGCCGTGTTCCACACCAGGAGGCAAGACTCGGGCAGCACCTGGCCCAGGCACTGGAACAGGTTCTCCAGGTTTTCCAGGTAGCTCCACCAGGAGTTCCGACCATACCTGGAGATATCCCAGAGGCAGGAATTCATGATGACCAGGTCGGGGGTATGCTCGCCCGACTGCAGGTCTTTCAAGATGGTCTGGAGGTAGTCAGAGTATACGCGGGTGAGGAAGTAAAAACGCACCAGATGGTGGTCGGAGCGGAACTCGCGAACTTCACGGTAGTTAGGGCCGTTGTGCATGCGGCCGCGCTGGCCTCCGTCCACCAGCTCATCTTGTTCGAAGTTCAGCTCCCCCTTTGCTTTGAGCTGCTGGGGAGTGAGCAGGCAGTCCTTCTGCAGCAGAAGTACCAGGTCCTTGTACACCGCCCTATGCACAGAGTCCCCCAGGATGACCACGAACTTATTGTGGAGCAGCTGCCGCACTTCGGAGGCCCGCAGGAGGATCATGACGCCCAGGGCGCACGGCCTAGCTCCTTCCTTTGCACAGGGTGGGTCTGCGGATGGCTAGGACAGAAGGAGAGAACAGCTGGGAGGGACTCACCTCTGGGCGGAGCGCCCCGTGCAGGTCGAGTGTAGGGAGACCATGGGAAAGGGGATGGCACAGTGGCCTCTGCCCGGAGGAGTGGACCTGGAGTGCCCGCATAGCAGGCTCAACCAAGCCTGGACCTGGGAGATGGGGGAGAGAGCCAAAAGCCTTCTTTGTCTAGTCGCAGTTTAGGCCTGGGGCTTGACCTCTGAATGGCCTGAGGCTGCTGTTGGAGGCTCAGGTTCCACCTGGTGGGGAGGAGCCAAGTACGGATCCACCCTTCGTAGGGCTGAGAGTGCTAGCAGGATGCCTAGCCAAGAGCCTGGAAGCAGCCCAGAAGCCTAAGTGGAGATGGTTAGCACTATGCCACTGTTAGATAATGAGGACCCCAAGTATGCAAGAACATGGAGAATGTGATGTAATGTTAAGTGGAAGAAGTTACATCCCATACTGAATGCTCCATCACTTAAACTATATAAAAGAGATATACATAGATAACATTGAAAGGAAATATGTAAAAACATATCTTCATAGAATAGGATTATGGTTGACTTcccttcccttttatttttgtaaatatcctTTATAGTCTTAAATTGCTTGCTATAgctttaaaagaattaaatgaaatgcaACAGGTAACACAAGGAGAGTACCTGTGCTAGGTCAAGAAcataaaaacaggccgggtgcagtgggattacgcctgtaatcccagcactttggaaggctgaggcgggcgatcacctgaggtcgggagttcgagaccagcctgaccaacacggagaaaccccgtctctactaaaaatacaaaattagccgggcgtggtgtcacatgcctgtaatcccagctacttgggaggctgaagcaggagagttgcttgaacccgggaggcaaaaattgccagtgagccgagatcgcaccattgcactttagcctgggcaagagcgaaactccgtctcagaaaacaaacaaaaacaaaaaacaaaacataacaaaaaaacccttaaaaacagACTTATTTTACAAGGAAGTAGCTGTTTCTCATCAATAGGACTGAAAAAAATCAggataaaactggaaataatttgAATACGTTTCAGCTGTAATATTATTTGCTTTACATTTGAAGAGAATTGGAATATGCCACTCCAAAATGTGCACTTTAGCATGAGGATTATTTTGAGCAGAAAGCAACTGAAAATTGACAGATGCAGGAAGTTATCTGCCCTCCTCTTATCTGGCCTAGAATCAGGGCATATATTTCCCTTTGAGGAAGGTAAACACCCTTCCCCCAaccagagaaacaagagcaaCTCTTATCAATCAGACAGGTTATCATCCTTTTCACC
The Rhinopithecus roxellana isolate Shanxi Qingling chromosome 10, ASM756505v1, whole genome shotgun sequence DNA segment above includes these coding regions:
- the PCED1B gene encoding PC-esterase domain-containing protein 1B, giving the protein MILLRASEVRQLLHNKFVVILGDSVHRAVYKDLVLLLQKDCLLTPQQLKAKGELNFEQDELVDGGQRGRMHNGPNYREVREFRSDHHLVRFYFLTRVYSDYLQTILKDLQSGEHTPDLVIMNSCLWDISRYGRNSWWSYLENLENLFQCLGQVLPESCLLVWNTAMPVGEEVTGGFLPPKLRQQKGTFLKNEVVEANFYSATEARKHNFDVLDLHFYFHHARENLHSDGVHWNGRVHRCLSQLLLAHVADAWGVELPQRHPVGEWIKKKKPGPRVEGPPQANRNHPALPLSPPLPSPTYCPLLGLPPQRLPLLPLLPPQPPPPIPLHQGMPRFPQGPPDACFSSDHTFQSDQFYCHSDVPSSAHTGFFFQDNFAIGPQLPMPFFPTPRYQRPAPVVHRGFGRYRPRGPYVPWGQRPRPSKRRALANPEPRPQ